The genomic segment ATGCCACCCTCAATACTGGTCAGAATCGGTTCGGCTTGTGAACGTCCTTGAGCTTGCAAAAACCATCGTAGAAAGTTCCAATCCGGCGAATAAACCGTTACGCTGTGTTTGCCGTACCATTTGAAAATACTCCAAATAATTGGGGACTTTGTAGCCGGAATAGGTCCCATTCCGGATACTTCTCGATAAAATCTGTCCTCTCGCCATGGACGCTCGATTCTGCGGTTCAATTCAGTCGTCTGAGGGTCTAAATATTTCCCGTATTCGAGTGTATCGAGATTGGTAAAAGCAATTAAGAAAAAGTCAAAGCCTGCTACTTTTTGCCATGTAAGGGTATCTGTTGGCGGCAAACCAATCGAATCTTTTGGAAAATTCACCATATTATTAGGTCGCTGAACCCATGCAGTTTTTGCAGGTGTAAGTGTTGACCCTGTGATTTTATTTCCGTTCGGGAGAGTGACTTCAATCGAATAATTCGTTTCAGCCTTGACCAAATAGTTTGTATCAGCGTAAAAATAACCTCTTATGCCTTCTTCACGTGGTCTGTATTTCAGTTCAAATTCATTGTCGCCTTCTCTTATTATGATAATTGCGTCGCGTATCATTGCCGAATCATAATTATATGGCTCGAACAAAGGCTGCGTTTTAGTCAGAATTATGCCTTGAATTGGCTCATCAATCAGTATTAGAGCCTCGAGAACGTATTCTTCAACATAGCTCGTAGGTGGCAAATCTTCACAAGATTGTATGAATATTGCAAATAATGTTACTAAGATAATGATAATCAGTTTTTTCATTTTCACCTCAAAACTTTACTTCTAATGAAATGGACGGAATAATTGGAATAAGCTTAACATCTTCTATGACTGTTTCATCTTCACGAGTGTTGAAGAATCTGACCAAAATGTCTCGTCTGTTGTAAACATTGTAAATATCAATAATCATTTTAGAATCTAAACCAAACATTTGGAAACTGTAGATTGCTGTTAGATTAAGTTGGTGAGACGGTGGCAATCGTAATCCGTATCTTTGAGTAGGTACCGTTTTTCCTCTACCTCTGATTTGCCCCGGCAATTGCGTATGAAATCGTGATGATGCACCGGTATAAGATTGCCCTGTTTGGAAATAAAATGTTGCCCCGAATTCCCATCTGTCGTTCAATTCATATTGCCCAACGACCTTGAAATCATGGGTTCTGTCATACTTTGGACGAAAAGCTTCACCTTTGTTGATGCTATCGAATTTTGATTCGATAAAGCCAATCGCATATCCCATCCAGCCGTTAAATTTACCGAAACGTTTTTGCAGGAATACCTCAGCACCCCAAGCATTAGCTTCTCCAATAAAAAATACGTCAGAAACTGTTGCCCCTTGTAATGCAGTTGTGTTAAGTTCACTGACATTGTCGAATTTTTTGTAATATGCATCGAAAGTCAAATCATAACCATCATAAGGCATTGTTTCCAAACTCAAAATATAATGGGTTGATTTGCTTGCAGGCACTGTAGAATCGGTTGGCAGCCACGTGTCAAAAAAGGAGAAATCCGGTTGAGTCGCAAGCCTCAAATTTTGATGAAAAATTCCGCTTGCCGCTTTTAGAGCAATTCTATCTGTAAATCTATATCTCGCAGAAATTCTCGGCTCAAAATTTACCATATCGCTCAATTGCCAATAATTTGTACGCAATCCGGCTTGTATCGAGAATAATTCTGTGATTGACCATTTGGTCTGAGCATATACGCTTGTGTGCCAATCATCTATTGTCAAATTCGTACTTCCACCCGATGAGCCGACTGCTGTTGAATCTGTGTCACCTGTGAAATTCTGCAAATATTGGAATTTGAAACTCGATGTTTCAACCCCGCTTTTGAATGTAATATCTTCGCTGACAAACCACTCCAAATTAGCCTTGAGAGTGTAATCTGTGATTGAATTATCTATAAGGAATTGATAACCCGATTGGTCGCCGCGAAAGTTGTTGTAATAATTACTGTAGCTCAAATTAACTGTCGAGAACAATTGATTGTTAAAAATATGAGTCCAACGGCTTGCCAACATCCTGTTGCCAATATCAAGCGTTAGTCCGAGACCGAAACTTTCAAAAGCCAATTGGTCGGAACTATTGAACCCGCTGATAGAGACTTTGTCATTGTCGCCGAAATCTTGTGTTATCTTAGCATTCAAATCATAAAAACCAAAGTCTGGGATAGGCTCTTCGGGATTTTCTTTTATGAGTTTTTTGATTAAATCGAAGTATGTGCGACGTGCAGAAACTGAAAAACTTCCGTTAAACAGCGGACCTTCAACAAATGCCCTTGATGAAATTGCCCCAATTGATGCCAATCCGGAGAATTTGTTGCGATTGCCATCTTTTTGAGTCAGGTTCAAGACTGCAGACATTCTGCCACCGTATTCCGCATCAAATCCACCTTTGATGAGTTCGACATCTTTGATTGCATCGGTGTTGAAGGTAGAAATGAATCCGAACAAATGCGTCGGGTTATAAACGATGGAGCCGTCAAGCAACACGAGGTTTTGGTCAGGCGAGCCGCCACGAACAAATAGCCCGCTTGATATTTGCGATGAAGTAAGCACTCCGGGCAAATATTGCAAAGTTCTGAATACGTCCGATTCGCCGCCTACTCTGATATTTTTAATAGTCTGGACGGGCACATTCACCTTACTTATTGATATTTGGCGACGTTCGACTTCTCTCTGAGCTTCTACAAAAATTTCATTCAGAACTACTTCACTTTGATTCATATTGAAATCATTTCTGATTGGAACGCCTGCAACGAAATTGAACTTGCTTTCAAGTCTTTCGTACCCTAAATAACTTACTACGACTGTATATTCACCCGGTGGAATTTTTGGAATCGTATAGAAGCCTGTTTTGTTAGTTCTGGCACCAAGTTTGGTTTCCTTTATGATAACAGTAGCACCAATCAATGTCTCGCCGGTATTTTTATCTTTGATTATACCGCTCAATGAAGATGATTTATCATCAAAAAGCTCCATTTCTTCGGAGTAAATGCCAACAATATTAGCTAACAATATGAAAAACAGCAAAAAGCCGTATTTATTACAGATTCCCATGTATTCTTAAGTAAAATGATGAAGTCATTAATTGAAATCAATGACGAAATCGAAAATTAAATGTTGCAACATCTTTTTTCGAAATGTTCAAGAGCGGATTGCTTTTTCCAAACTATGAGCAATAGACTGGATGTCTTTGCCTTTTAATTCTATTACAGTTGATTGGTTTCTTCGCTTGTCCAACCACATGCTGATTATATCCCACTCAACTTTGTCAGTACCACCATTTTGGGTTTTTTGCATCAAGTCTAATTGGTGATGTATTTCTGTCAGTTCAGACTTCTTACCGATAGTTTTGTGGAAATGCAAATTTCCGTCACATATTAAGAAAACATCACATAGATAATTGTGTTCATTGTCATTAATGACAACTGCAATGTCTTTACAGACTTCTTTCTTGGGTGCAATACTTTCAGCTATCTTTTTGATGAAATCTTTGCCAAGCAAATTCTCAAGATTTTGAATGCTTTTTAAAGCATCGAGTTTAGGTTCATCTACTACAGCATTATTATTGGCTCCGTTCAAAGGCGGTGTTATATTGAAAGGAGGTGAACTTTCGTTCAAAATTCTGAAATAATCAAGCTCGAGATGCAGGTCGGAAGCACATTCGATATATTCGACTTTGTCTGTAGCTGAAATCATATCCGCAATCTTTTTTGATTGATTTTCTGCTTTAACTATCATACGCACTACGGTAGCTCGTAGATTGCTGCTTTTGCTCACGAAAAGAATATCATCGCTTAAGTTTTTGAATATCAATAATCCTTGCCCGTATGGGAAGTTGTCAGCGGAGATTGAAAGCTTTGTTAATACTTCCTCCTTAGGCTTGAATGTTCTTTGTGTGCGGTTCTGAAAATCTAATAACTCTTCAGTTGTTAAAATATCATGTTCATTCTCGGCAATATTCAAGAGCTCGAGAAGTATATATGCAGTAGCTTCAGCATCATCTAATGCTCTATGGCGTGAAATTATCGGGATACCGAAAAAATTTGCAAGCGAACCGACATTCTTCTTAATATCAGTTGGAAGTAGTTTTCGTGCAAGTTTCAAAGAGCACAACTTTTCACATTCGAAAACAAAACCTGAACGCTCGAATGAAGCCTTAACAAATCTATAATCAAATTCGGAATTATGAGCTACAAATATTGTATCCGGTTTGCGGAACATCGCTTTAATCCCCGGAATAGCGTCAACGAATTCAGGTGCTCGGCGAACCATCGCATCGGTAATGCCGGTCATTTTCTGGATAAACTCCGGTATTGCTTGGTGCGGATTAGCAAGAGTAGTGTATTTTTCTGTAATCAAACCACTACGTGCTGTCACACAGCCGATTTCCGTGATTCGGTGCATCTTAGGGTCGGAACCTGTTGTTTCGACATCTGTCACGACAAAATTTGTTTCCCTGATTGAAGCCATTTGCAAACGATGTATTTTATTTTAAATTAATGTGTGTAATATTTCTTATACTGTGTAATAATCCTGACAAATCCATGCTACTACCAAAGTGTATAAATTTGATTCCCATCTTTATAGCCCCTGATGAATTCTTAATATTGTCATCTATGAAAATTGTTTCATCGGGACTAAATTTCATTTTTTTGCAAACAAAATCAAAAACTTCCATATCGGGTTTTCTCAATCCAATTTCATGAGAAAAGAAAACTTCTTGAAATTTCGAAAAGAAATCTATGCACTCATCTTTAAATTTTTGGAAATGAATTTCATTTGTATTGCTCAAAATGATAATGTTGAATTGTGCAGCAAATTGTTCAGCTATTGAGATTGCATCAGCTTTTAAGCCAAGAAGCATGGCATTCCAAGCTTCGATAATGACATTTTCAGGTGATTGAATACTATATTGCTGGCGGATATCGGAGATGAAAGATGCTGAATCTATCAAACCCTTTTCATAAATCTCAGGCATATCGAGTATGTCATTGAGCTGCATTGCTCTAAGTCTTTCACCTTCGGGTGAAATCATCGCCAGAGCCTCTATAGTTCTGCGATAATCAACATCATAAAAAACGCCGCCGAAATCAAAAATTATATTTTTAACTAACATGATTCTACAAAAATACTAAAAAAAGGACTAATATACCTTTCGCATTCTCGCCATATAAAAGCCATCACAATTATGGACGTATGTCTTAGTTGTATAGCTGAAATCTTGTTCGCCCAAATCCGGCAGTTCGATTCCATGAGATGAGAAATGTGGTTTGAGTGCGTCCGGTGCGAAGTTCTCATTATTTTGCAAAAAGTAATCTACAACTTCTTGATTTTCCTGCGGCATAACAGAGCAAGTGGCATAGACCAAAATCCCACCCGGTTTGACAAAATTTGAGTAATCGCTCAAAATTCTCTTTTGCTTTTCAGCCAATCTCGCTAACAATCTATCTGTAAGTCTCAGCTTTTTCATAGGGTCTCGTCTGATTGTACCCATCCCGGAGCACGGTGCGTCAACAAGCACCAAATCAAATTGAGTACCGCTAAAAGTGTTCTTGAGCGAAGCTAAATCAGGTGATTTGATATGAATAGCCGAAATGTTGTTAAGCCCACCACGAGAAGCACGAATTTTCAGTTCACGTAAGCGATTGAATTCGACGTCTGCTGCCACAATATCAGAATTACCCATAGTCAAGTCCGATAAATGAAGCGACTTACCGCCGGCGCCTGCACACGCATCGAGTATTTTGTCTGTTGAATTCGGATTGCAAGCAAATCCAATCAATTGACTACCCTCGTCTTGAATTTCAAATTTGCCGCTTTTATATTCGAGCGTGTTATCAATTTTGGCTCTTTCGTTCAAAATTATCGAACTTGGTGACAATTTACCGGATTCATATGATATGTTCATGCTATCCAACATCTGCTCAATCTCATTTTTCGAGGAGATAGTTGTACTAACGCGGAGGTTTACCGATGCAGGATAAATTGATTTTGTAGCATATTTGATTGTCTCAACAGAAGTTTTGTCTATCTCAACTAACAAGTTATGAGGGAAAGAGTAGCGTAATTCAAGGTTCTTTAAATCATTGGGATGTGATTTGATGTGATTATCGAGTTCTTTAACAAAAGATTCAGTAGCACTTAACCAATCATTTATCGTCGAAATCGTTTCTTTTGTTTCAATTGAAATGTCATTTATTAATAAGTTTTTAAAATCCGATTCAGAAGTGCTGTTTAAACGATTAAAAATCTCGAATGAACCAAATTCCACAAACTTTTTGTCTGCGGACAAGAAGCAATTACACGCCGACATAAGGAAGAACTCGTTGCCGGCAATGTTGTTGTCGCTCGAGAACTTGTCAGCGAAATGCTTCAGCAAAATGAAATTCCGCAGAGTTGAGAATATGTTTTCTGATAAGAATCTGCGTTCTTTACTCCCGAAGTTTTTACGTTTACGTAAAAATTCCGAAACGATGCCATCAGTGGGCTTGGGTGACTTAATCGCAACTTCAGTCACTTGCGATGCAATTTTTAATAATGAAGATAGTTTCATTTACTTTTGTGTCAGTTCGTTATGATGAAAGTGCTAAATTACTAAAGATTTGATAGAATGTTTGATAAAAAATCACAAAAATCGAAAAAAAATCGAAAAAAAATTTGGTTCATTGTACTTTTTGACTTACTTTTAAAGTGCAGTAAAAGGGAAGTGTGTATTTTAAAAAGTAGAATTATAATGACATCTGAGAAAATAGGCGTTTATAACGCCTTTTCGGGTATTTTAATCACAACTGATGAGGCAAAGTCCGTATAAAAAATTTATACCATATATATACGTGTACTTTTTTTTTAACAATTTTAGGAATGTTTAAAAACTTTTTTGATTATTAGACTGAAATATTGTAAATTCGATTGCTATTTTAGGGAGAAAAAGCAAAAGTTTTTTCTGTTTTGTGCATGAAGCATATTGGCATGGTATTTGCAAATAAGTTAATTGAATTTTTTCGAGAATTTTAACAATAGAATGGAACTAAGTTTTAACATATTTTTTATAGGAGTAATGACTGTATGAAAAGATTTCTTGCGTATTTCGCAGTCTTAGGGTTGTTCGCAGTGTTGTTCGCAACAAGCGCATCCGCTCAAGGCTTAAAGCTGGAGAGATCTGTAATCGGGAGTGGTGGCATGGTTGCTGCCCAAAATAATACCGAATACAGCTTAAACGGCGTTACAGGTCAATTTGCCATAGGTACATTGATCGACCAGAGTCCCGGCTCTCAAAACTGGGATTTGAATCAAGGCTTTTGGATTCCCGAACCACTATCAGGTACTAGTGTGGAAGACAATGATCCATTAGCTCAAAACGACCTGTTCAACTACCCTAACCCGGTAAACAGGAATACTACAATCGAGTACTATCTGCCATCGGCTGCATACGTAACATTAACTGTTTACGATATGACCGGTAATCGCGTTAAAGTACTCTATGACGGATACCAATCAGGCGGCAAACAAACAATGGATTGGGATACAAAGGCTGACAATGGCGTCGAACTAAGCTCAGGTTCATATTTGTACGAAGTTCAAGTTCGTTCATCCAATATGGCAGGGGCTGATACATTCAAGAGTTTCAGTAACAGAAACATTATGGTTATCGTAAGATAATTTCATGAAAAAGAAAATTAAACATATTATATTTTGTGTAACAACATTTAGGAGTATCAAATAATGAAGAAACTTATTCTTCTCAGTTTTGTACTATTATCTTTGATTATAGCCTCAGTTGGCTCGGTAATGTCTCAATCGAGACTTATCAACTATCAAGGTAATATTTTAGACCAACAAAGCAATCCTTACGAAGGATCTGCTCAAATGACATTCGAACTCTATGATAGAGAGTTCGGAGGCTCGCAACTATGGAGTGAAATCCAAAACGTAACAATGAATAAAGGTTATTTCAATGTTTACTTGGGTTCGACTACTCCTTTCCCCGCTAACTTTAGCTTTGACCGCGAATTGTGGGTACAAGTTACTGTTGGTACAAGCGCTCCATACCCGAGATCACCTCTCACTATGGTGCCTGCTGCTTTCGTTTCGGAAGTTGCTTCTTTAGCAAAATTTGCTGAAGACATTCCTGACGGTTTAGTTAACTTGAACAAATTGTCAAGTGAAGTCAAGATTATGGGCGGCGACCTTACCGGTGAGCTTCCTAATCCAAGACTCAGACCAGGTGCTATCTTAGAAGGTATCGAAGATGGTTCAATCACTCAAAGCAA from the Candidatus Kapaibacterium sp. genome contains:
- a CDS encoding T9SS type A sorting domain-containing protein, which encodes MKRFLAYFAVLGLFAVLFATSASAQGLKLERSVIGSGGMVAAQNNTEYSLNGVTGQFAIGTLIDQSPGSQNWDLNQGFWIPEPLSGTSVEDNDPLAQNDLFNYPNPVNRNTTIEYYLPSAAYVTLTVYDMTGNRVKVLYDGYQSGGKQTMDWDTKADNGVELSSGSYLYEVQVRSSNMAGADTFKSFSNRNIMVIVR
- a CDS encoding exonuclease domain-containing protein — translated: MASIRETNFVVTDVETTGSDPKMHRITEIGCVTARSGLITEKYTTLANPHQAIPEFIQKMTGITDAMVRRAPEFVDAIPGIKAMFRKPDTIFVAHNSEFDYRFVKASFERSGFVFECEKLCSLKLARKLLPTDIKKNVGSLANFFGIPIISRHRALDDAEATAYILLELLNIAENEHDILTTEELLDFQNRTQRTFKPKEEVLTKLSISADNFPYGQGLLIFKNLSDDILFVSKSSNLRATVVRMIVKAENQSKKIADMISATDKVEYIECASDLHLELDYFRILNESSPPFNITPPLNGANNNAVVDEPKLDALKSIQNLENLLGKDFIKKIAESIAPKKEVCKDIAVVINDNEHNYLCDVFLICDGNLHFHKTIGKKSELTEIHHQLDLMQKTQNGGTDKVEWDIISMWLDKRRNQSTVIELKGKDIQSIAHSLEKAIRS
- a CDS encoding TonB-dependent receptor codes for the protein MGICNKYGFLLFFILLANIVGIYSEEMELFDDKSSSLSGIIKDKNTGETLIGATVIIKETKLGARTNKTGFYTIPKIPPGEYTVVVSYLGYERLESKFNFVAGVPIRNDFNMNQSEVVLNEIFVEAQREVERRQISISKVNVPVQTIKNIRVGGESDVFRTLQYLPGVLTSSQISSGLFVRGGSPDQNLVLLDGSIVYNPTHLFGFISTFNTDAIKDVELIKGGFDAEYGGRMSAVLNLTQKDGNRNKFSGLASIGAISSRAFVEGPLFNGSFSVSARRTYFDLIKKLIKENPEEPIPDFGFYDLNAKITQDFGDNDKVSISGFNSSDQLAFESFGLGLTLDIGNRMLASRWTHIFNNQLFSTVNLSYSNYYNNFRGDQSGYQFLIDNSITDYTLKANLEWFVSEDITFKSGVETSSFKFQYLQNFTGDTDSTAVGSSGGSTNLTIDDWHTSVYAQTKWSITELFSIQAGLRTNYWQLSDMVNFEPRISARYRFTDRIALKAASGIFHQNLRLATQPDFSFFDTWLPTDSTVPASKSTHYILSLETMPYDGYDLTFDAYYKKFDNVSELNTTALQGATVSDVFFIGEANAWGAEVFLQKRFGKFNGWMGYAIGFIESKFDSINKGEAFRPKYDRTHDFKVVGQYELNDRWEFGATFYFQTGQSYTGASSRFHTQLPGQIRGRGKTVPTQRYGLRLPPSHQLNLTAIYSFQMFGLDSKMIIDIYNVYNRRDILVRFFNTREDETVIEDVKLIPIIPSISLEVKF
- a CDS encoding RsmB/NOP family class I SAM-dependent RNA methyltransferase — encoded protein: MKLSSLLKIASQVTEVAIKSPKPTDGIVSEFLRKRKNFGSKERRFLSENIFSTLRNFILLKHFADKFSSDNNIAGNEFFLMSACNCFLSADKKFVEFGSFEIFNRLNSTSESDFKNLLINDISIETKETISTINDWLSATESFVKELDNHIKSHPNDLKNLELRYSFPHNLLVEIDKTSVETIKYATKSIYPASVNLRVSTTISSKNEIEQMLDSMNISYESGKLSPSSIILNERAKIDNTLEYKSGKFEIQDEGSQLIGFACNPNSTDKILDACAGAGGKSLHLSDLTMGNSDIVAADVEFNRLRELKIRASRGGLNNISAIHIKSPDLASLKNTFSGTQFDLVLVDAPCSGMGTIRRDPMKKLRLTDRLLARLAEKQKRILSDYSNFVKPGGILVYATCSVMPQENQEVVDYFLQNNENFAPDALKPHFSSHGIELPDLGEQDFSYTTKTYVHNCDGFYMARMRKVY
- a CDS encoding HAD family phosphatase, with protein sequence MLVKNIIFDFGGVFYDVDYRRTIEALAMISPEGERLRAMQLNDILDMPEIYEKGLIDSASFISDIRQQYSIQSPENVIIEAWNAMLLGLKADAISIAEQFAAQFNIIILSNTNEIHFQKFKDECIDFFSKFQEVFFSHEIGLRKPDMEVFDFVCKKMKFSPDETIFIDDNIKNSSGAIKMGIKFIHFGSSMDLSGLLHSIRNITHINLK